TGGTTTTTATTATATATACGATACTAGGTGGACAACTTTCAATTATAAAAACAGATTGTTTTCAATTAATTTTTATTTTATTAGGTATTGTTCTATGTTTTTTATTTTTACCAAACATAGAAACAACTTACGTAGTACCTCAACTAATCAACGAAAAATTTAGTTACATCGATTTATTAATTTTAGTACTAACATATTCATCTACATTTTTAGTTGGCCCTGATATTTACTCTAGAATTTTTTGTGCAAAAGATAGTACTGTTGCTAAAAAATCTATTATTATTAGTATTATTATTTTAATACCTTTAGCTTTTATTTTAACTAAAATAGGTATATTTGCTGCGGGAGCTTATCCAAATTTAACTAATGGTCAATCTCCATTACTACATGTTGCAGCTAACACTTTACCTAAACCTATAAGTCTTCTTTTATACTTTGGTTTACTTTCTGCTATAATTTCTACTGCTGATACTTGTTTGTTAACTGGATCATCTATATTTACAGAGATTTTTACTAAAAATTTAAAAAATATAAGATCAATTAAACTCACAAGAGTTTTCATTGGAGTATTTGGATTATTTAGTATCTTAGTTGCTCTTAAACTCAAGTTTATATTAAGTTCTCTATTATTAGCTTTATCTGTTTATTCAGGAGCACTTATAATTCCATGCTTTGCTGGGATTTTAGGATATAGATTTAAAAAGTTCTATGTTTTAAGTGCAATTATAATGGGAGGAGCTATAGCTTTATTTGGAAAAATCTATGGTGGTAATCATTCAAATTATATTTTAATTCTTGCATTTTGCATCAATGCTATAATTTTAACAATTGGCAGAAAAAAATAAAAAATATATTTTAGTTTTTTATTTACAGAAAAACTTTATGTTGGTACCAATGCTGAGTTTCTCCATACGAATATTTAAAATCTATGAAAACTCTAAAAATACTGAATAAAATTACAGATAATTATCCAGGTGCATCTATCGCTTTAAAGAAGGGAAGCTTAGAAAAAGTTGAAAAAATTAATAAGATTTTAGAAAATAAAAAAACACTCATGAGTATAATAATTTAGTGATTAAATATTTTCCTGAAAAAAATAATTAATTTTTTTATTGACATTTGATTTTTTTTTATTTATACTTAACAAAATAAAAAATTTAAGGGAGGTTACAAAATGACATTATTTATATTTAGCTTTAGTTTATATCTATTTCTACTGCTGCTAGTATTTATTTTTATATTGGATAAAAACTATATTTTCAATTGGCTAAATATAAATTCACAAGTTAACTCTTTTAAAAAATTAAAAATGAATACTATTTATTTTCATAGTCTTCTCTTTCTCTAATTTTTGATTTAATTTAAAATAGTTGTGTTTATAACAGCCAGAAATGGCTGTTTTTTTTATATAAAATTTTAAGGAGATGATTCTATGAAAAATATTTGGTTTATTTTTACTATTTACCTTTCTCTATTCTCTACTAATACTTTCAGTAAGGTAGAGAATCAATTTAAGGACACCCTTGTTATTGCACAAAGATCTGATGTGAAAACTTTAGATCCTCAAAAAAGTATTGATACTGTTTCAAATAAAGTGATAAACCTTATGTTTGAATCTCTTCTTACTTTAGATGAAAATTTAAATATAACACCACAAATTGCTACAAGTTGGGAGCAAACTGATGATCTAAATACTATTTTCCATCTAAGGGAAGATGTTACTTTTCATAATGGAGAAAACTTAACATCTGAAGACGTAGTATTTTCATTAAACCGAGCTAAAGCTTCTGCACAAGTTGGATATAATTTTACACCCATTATAAATGTTCAAGCTATTGATAAGTATACAGTAC
This genomic window from Cetobacterium sp. NK01 contains:
- a CDS encoding sodium:solute symporter family protein, encoding MVENLFLNLYFLGILAIGYNSFKKIKDSSHFFIANKEAGVFQVTGSLLATVLGSSAILGNVAATYSIGWAGIWLLFCAAFGLFALLPLLKKFEKFKGYNLPELLGSFYGDEVRILSSFIISIAWIGIVAAQIMGAAQIMEIISNFSYFQSVIISGVVFIIYTILGGQLSIIKTDCFQLIFILLGIVLCFLFLPNIETTYVVPQLINEKFSYIDLLILVLTYSSTFLVGPDIYSRIFCAKDSTVAKKSIIISIIILIPLAFILTKIGIFAAGAYPNLTNGQSPLLHVAANTLPKPISLLLYFGLLSAIISTADTCLLTGSSIFTEIFTKNLKNIRSIKLTRVFIGVFGLFSILVALKLKFILSSLLLALSVYSGALIIPCFAGILGYRFKKFYVLSAIIMGGAIALFGKIYGGNHSNYILILAFCINAIILTIGRKK